The proteins below come from a single Sphingomicrobium sediminis genomic window:
- a CDS encoding superoxide dismutase family protein encodes MMNRFCATIAMAMLLAGCGGDAADDETAEAPISQSTGPYSLAGVDGVEVGSVDLSQDPNGVTISVSVSGLSEGLHAVHLHETGDCSAGDFTSAGGHWNPTGAQHGRDNPEGAHLGDLANMSVGADGTGESNFLVTQASLDGGQYSIADADGTALVIHAGPDDYRTDPAGDAGSRVACAVVAAPQ; translated from the coding sequence ATGATGAATCGATTTTGCGCGACGATCGCGATGGCGATGCTGTTGGCAGGCTGTGGAGGCGACGCGGCTGACGATGAGACGGCAGAAGCACCCATCTCGCAATCGACCGGACCCTACTCGCTAGCAGGAGTGGATGGCGTCGAAGTCGGTTCCGTAGATCTGTCGCAGGACCCCAACGGCGTGACCATTTCCGTTTCCGTTTCGGGGCTCAGCGAAGGCCTGCACGCCGTGCATCTCCACGAGACTGGCGATTGCAGCGCGGGAGATTTCACGTCGGCTGGCGGTCATTGGAACCCCACCGGAGCACAGCATGGTCGCGACAATCCTGAAGGGGCGCATCTTGGCGACCTGGCCAATATGAGTGTCGGCGCCGATGGCACCGGAGAAAGCAATTTCCTGGTGACCCAAGCCTCGCTTGATGGCGGCCAGTACTCGATTGCCGATGCAGACGGGACCGCGTTGGTCATCCACGCCGGCCCGGACGACTATCGGACCGACCCTGCCGGCGATGCCGGATCGCGCGTGGCCTGCGCCGTCGTGGCGGCTCCGCAATAA
- the uvrA gene encoding excinuclease ABC subunit UvrA has product MLTNISVRGAREHNLKGVDVDIPRESLTVITGLSGSGKSSLAFDTIYAEGQRRYVESLSAYARQFLEMMQKPDVEHIDGLSPAISIEQKTTSRNPRSTVATVTEIYDYMRLLWARVGVPYSPATGLPIEAQQVSQMVDRTVKLPEKSRHLLLAPVVRGRKGEYKKEIAEWQKAGFTRIRIDGEVYPIDEAPALDKKYKHDIEIVVDRIVIKPGIEARLADSFETALKLADGLAYLDPADPPEEAADAKKGEDGKSGMKLDRATAGRITFSQRFACPESGFTISEIEPRLFSFNAPQGACPACDGLGEMMEFDEDLVVPNHGLSLKKGAVVPWAKSQPPSPYYMQVLGSLARAFDFSLDTKWADLSDEQKQVILYGTKGKPVVLRFVDNKKSYEVKKPFEGVIGNLERRMRTTESAWMREELSRYQAAHACDVCKGARLKPEALAVKIAGEDISMSARRSVEDAVAWFGDVADKLTEQQRQIAGPILKEINERLGFLHNVGLDYLNLDRTSGTLSGGESQRIRLASQIGSGLSGVLYVLDEPSIGLHQKDNDRLLETLKRLRGLGNTVLVVEHDEDAIRTADYVIDMGPGAGVRGGEVVCAGKLDDIMACEESLTADYLSGRRAIEVPAKRRKGTGKKLTLKGAKANNLQDVTASIPLGTFTCVTGVSGSGKSSFTIDTLYAAAARTLNGARILSGKYDRIDGLEHLDKVIDIDQSPIGRTPRSNPATYTGAFTQIRDWFAGLPEAKARGYKPGRFSFNVKGGRCEACKGDGLLKIEMHFLPDVYVTCDVCEGKRYNRETLEVTFKGKSIADILDMTVEDAVDFFKAVPSIRDKMEMLQRVGLGYIKVGQQATTLSGGEAQRVKLAKELSKRATGRTLYILDEPTTGLHFEDVRKLLEVLHALVEQGNTVVVIEHNLDVIKTADHILDLGPGGGVNGGTIVAEGTPEKVAKTPESYTGTYLLPMLERAGDRPTKAASKNDTLETAK; this is encoded by the coding sequence ATGCTGACGAATATCTCGGTGCGCGGCGCGCGCGAACACAATCTGAAGGGCGTGGATGTCGATATTCCGCGCGAGAGCCTGACGGTCATCACAGGCCTATCGGGATCGGGCAAATCGAGCCTTGCCTTCGATACGATTTATGCAGAGGGGCAGCGTCGCTATGTCGAGAGCCTGAGCGCCTATGCGCGCCAGTTTCTCGAGATGATGCAGAAGCCCGATGTCGAGCATATCGATGGGCTCTCGCCCGCCATCTCGATCGAACAGAAGACCACAAGCCGCAACCCGCGCTCGACCGTCGCGACGGTGACCGAAATCTACGATTATATGCGCCTTCTCTGGGCGCGTGTCGGGGTGCCTTATTCACCCGCGACGGGCCTGCCCATCGAGGCGCAGCAGGTCAGCCAGATGGTCGATCGCACGGTGAAGTTGCCGGAGAAATCGCGGCACCTGCTGCTCGCACCGGTCGTCCGCGGTCGCAAGGGCGAATATAAGAAGGAAATTGCCGAGTGGCAGAAGGCGGGCTTCACCCGCATCCGCATCGATGGCGAGGTCTATCCCATCGACGAAGCGCCCGCGCTCGACAAGAAATACAAGCACGACATCGAGATCGTCGTCGACCGTATCGTCATCAAGCCGGGCATCGAGGCGCGGTTGGCTGACAGCTTCGAGACCGCGCTCAAGCTGGCCGACGGGCTCGCTTATCTCGACCCCGCCGACCCGCCCGAGGAGGCCGCCGACGCCAAGAAAGGCGAGGACGGCAAATCGGGCATGAAACTGGACCGCGCCACTGCGGGCCGCATCACTTTCTCGCAGCGCTTTGCCTGCCCCGAGAGCGGCTTCACGATCAGCGAGATCGAGCCACGCCTATTCAGCTTCAACGCGCCGCAGGGTGCCTGCCCAGCCTGTGATGGCTTGGGCGAGATGATGGAGTTTGACGAGGATCTCGTCGTCCCCAATCACGGACTGTCGCTCAAAAAGGGTGCCGTCGTGCCTTGGGCAAAGTCGCAGCCCCCCTCGCCATATTACATGCAGGTACTGGGCAGTCTGGCGCGCGCTTTCGACTTTTCGCTCGATACCAAATGGGCTGACCTCTCCGACGAGCAGAAGCAGGTCATCCTCTACGGCACCAAGGGCAAGCCCGTCGTGCTGCGCTTCGTCGACAACAAGAAAAGCTACGAAGTCAAAAAGCCCTTCGAAGGCGTGATCGGCAATCTCGAGCGACGCATGCGGACGACCGAAAGCGCGTGGATGCGCGAGGAATTGTCGCGATACCAGGCCGCGCATGCATGCGACGTTTGCAAGGGCGCGCGATTGAAGCCCGAGGCGCTGGCGGTGAAGATTGCCGGCGAGGACATTTCCATGTCCGCGCGACGCTCGGTCGAGGATGCGGTCGCCTGGTTCGGCGATGTCGCCGATAAGCTTACCGAACAACAGCGCCAGATTGCCGGCCCGATCCTCAAGGAAATCAACGAGCGCTTAGGCTTCCTCCACAATGTCGGGCTCGATTATCTCAACCTCGACCGAACGTCGGGCACGCTGTCCGGCGGTGAAAGCCAGCGTATTCGCCTTGCCAGCCAGATCGGTTCGGGCTTGTCGGGTGTGCTCTACGTGCTCGACGAGCCGTCCATCGGCCTGCACCAAAAAGATAATGATCGCCTGCTTGAAACACTGAAGCGCCTGCGCGGGCTCGGCAATACAGTCCTGGTCGTGGAACATGACGAGGATGCGATCCGCACCGCCGACTATGTCATCGACATGGGCCCCGGCGCAGGCGTGCGTGGCGGCGAAGTCGTGTGCGCAGGCAAGCTCGACGACATCATGGCCTGCGAGGAAAGCCTCACCGCCGACTATCTCAGCGGACGCCGGGCCATCGAGGTGCCAGCGAAACGGCGCAAGGGCACGGGCAAGAAGCTGACCCTGAAGGGCGCGAAGGCCAACAATCTGCAGGATGTCACGGCCTCGATCCCGCTAGGCACCTTCACCTGCGTGACGGGCGTCTCCGGCTCCGGCAAGTCTAGCTTCACGATCGATACGCTCTATGCGGCCGCGGCGCGAACCCTCAATGGCGCGCGAATCCTTTCGGGCAAGTATGACCGCATCGACGGGCTCGAACATCTCGACAAGGTGATCGATATCGACCAGTCGCCGATCGGACGCACCCCGCGCTCGAACCCCGCCACCTATACCGGCGCCTTCACCCAGATCCGCGACTGGTTCGCCGGCCTGCCGGAAGCCAAGGCGCGCGGCTACAAGCCGGGCCGTTTCAGCTTCAATGTGAAGGGTGGACGCTGCGAGGCCTGCAAGGGCGACGGCCTGCTCAAGATCGAGATGCACTTCCTGCCCGACGTCTACGTCACCTGCGACGTCTGCGAGGGAAAACGCTACAATCGCGAAACGTTGGAAGTGACGTTCAAGGGCAAGTCGATCGCCGACATTCTCGACATGACCGTCGAGGATGCGGTCGACTTTTTCAAAGCCGTCCCCTCGATCCGCGACAAGATGGAAATGCTCCAGCGCGTCGGGCTTGGCTACATAAAGGTTGGCCAGCAGGCGACGACCTTGTCAGGCGGTGAAGCGCAGCGCGTGAAGCTCGCGAAGGAGTTGTCCAAACGCGCCACGGGACGGACGCTCTACATCCTCGATGAGCCCACGACCGGCCTGCATTTCGAGGATGTGCGCAAGCTACTGGAAGTGCTTCACGCACTGGTCGAGCAGGGCAATACTGTTGTGGTCATCGAGCATAATCTCGATGTCATCAAGACGGCCGACCACATCCTCGATCTCGGCCCCGGTGGCGGGGTGAATGGCGGCACCATTGTCGCGGAAGGGACACCCGAAAAGGTGGCGAAGACGCCCGAAAGCTACACAGGCACCTATCTGCTGCCGATGTTGGAACGCGCCGGCGATCGGCCAACGAAGGCCGCGTCGAAGAATGATACCCTCGAAACAGCGAAATAA
- a CDS encoding Bax inhibitor-1/YccA family protein, whose protein sequence is MANQFDERTRTGGFDATGTTSVPRATRDAGLRKYMLSVYNYMTSAILLTGIVALLFFSSGMAQQVFFGGGILPWLIILSPLAIIFAMSFGQNRMSTSTLHILFWSFAVLMGLSMSTIFLRYTGISIAQTFFAVSAAFAGLSLWGYTTKKDLSGWGTFLIMGVVGLIVAMLLNAFVFQSTAMGMAISAIGVLIFAGLTAYDTQKIKSIYQYVARDADLMQRAIIMGALNLYLDFINMFQFLLSFLGSQE, encoded by the coding sequence ATGGCCAACCAGTTTGACGAGCGTACTCGCACCGGCGGTTTCGACGCCACCGGCACGACCAGCGTCCCGCGGGCGACCCGCGACGCCGGCCTGCGCAAGTACATGCTCAGTGTCTATAATTACATGACGTCGGCGATCCTGCTGACGGGCATCGTCGCGCTGCTGTTCTTCAGCTCGGGCATGGCCCAGCAGGTCTTCTTCGGCGGCGGCATCCTGCCCTGGCTGATCATCCTGTCGCCGCTGGCGATCATCTTCGCGATGAGCTTCGGCCAGAACCGCATGTCGACGAGCACGCTCCACATCCTCTTTTGGTCCTTCGCGGTCCTGATGGGGCTGTCGATGAGCACGATCTTCCTGCGCTACACCGGCATTTCGATCGCGCAGACCTTCTTCGCCGTCTCGGCGGCCTTCGCCGGCCTTTCGCTGTGGGGCTACACCACCAAGAAGGACCTCAGCGGTTGGGGCACCTTCCTCATCATGGGTGTTGTCGGCCTGATTGTCGCGATGCTGCTCAACGCCTTCGTCTTCCAGTCGACGGCCATGGGCATGGCCATCTCGGCGATCGGCGTCCTGATCTTTGCCGGCCTCACCGCCTATGACACGCAGAAGATCAAGAGCATCTATCAGTATGTCGCGCGCGATGCGGACCTGATGCAGCGTGCGATCATCATGGGCGCACTGAACCTCTATCTGGACTTCATCAACATGTTCCAGTTCCTGCTGAGCTTCCTCGGCAGCCAGGAATAG
- a CDS encoding M1 family metallopeptidase, producing the protein MSETGAKRGLSTTGWLLIAMLGICVLAAAIYFLTGRDSGRTGAPELDPQTADSGRPLTAEQLSVSFDAADLTWEIFPEREAIAGDATLSFTVRQPIDRLQLDLDNRYAIETVELDGALLDADAYAKEIGQLVITLPRTYDMNEPLSLRVVYEGQPHVAIRPPWEGGFMWEETDDGAPFVSTAVQLDGCDLFWPCFDNSLSEIGEVTTHMIVPEGLVAPGHGVKIGQETLEDGREKYSWRIKNPNNYAISINVAPYVELTGEYESQYGNTIPLYFWHLPGYESQAAELFAEWPDVLDFFETQIGPFPFSDEKLGVVETPHLGMEHQTLNAYGNDYRKGPEGYDWLFQHELAHEWFGNQLTNTDWNHMWLHEGFGAYMQPLYTRWKNGEMAYNAAMFEQRQGIQNRAPIVSDKEMTIDSVYLQEGGPGGDIYAKGSWVLHTLRLLIGDEAFFDATRRLVYGRPDPMPGNFEPRFADTAEFERLASEEAGQDLGWFFDVYLRQAALPRLEMQRSDDEVRFTWVAPADLPFPMPLDVRVGNETVRLPMSDGTGRIALPNARTKVVADPMGKILQQSDNIDRYQAWMAEQATVRGNAQ; encoded by the coding sequence ATGAGCGAGACTGGCGCAAAGCGCGGACTGAGCACCACCGGATGGCTGCTAATTGCGATGCTGGGCATCTGCGTATTGGCAGCGGCAATCTATTTTTTGACAGGACGCGATAGCGGACGCACTGGCGCGCCCGAGCTCGATCCGCAGACTGCGGATTCGGGACGCCCGCTCACCGCCGAGCAGCTGTCAGTCAGTTTCGATGCCGCCGACCTTACTTGGGAAATCTTCCCCGAGCGCGAAGCGATTGCCGGCGATGCAACCTTGTCCTTCACCGTGCGCCAGCCGATCGACCGCCTGCAGCTCGACCTCGACAATCGCTATGCCATCGAGACCGTCGAATTGGACGGTGCGCTACTCGATGCCGACGCCTATGCCAAGGAGATTGGCCAGCTCGTCATTACGCTGCCGCGCACCTACGACATGAACGAGCCGCTATCGCTGCGGGTTGTCTATGAAGGCCAGCCCCATGTCGCCATCCGCCCGCCCTGGGAAGGCGGCTTCATGTGGGAGGAAACGGACGACGGCGCGCCCTTCGTCTCGACGGCGGTCCAGCTGGATGGATGCGACCTTTTCTGGCCTTGCTTCGACAACAGCCTCAGCGAGATTGGCGAAGTCACCACGCACATGATCGTGCCTGAAGGGCTCGTCGCACCGGGGCACGGGGTGAAAATCGGTCAGGAAACGCTCGAGGATGGCCGCGAAAAATATAGCTGGCGCATCAAGAACCCCAACAATTACGCCATCAGCATCAATGTCGCCCCTTATGTCGAACTCACGGGCGAATATGAAAGCCAGTATGGCAACACCATCCCGCTCTATTTCTGGCACCTGCCGGGCTATGAGAGCCAGGCGGCCGAGTTGTTCGCCGAATGGCCCGACGTGCTCGATTTCTTCGAGACGCAGATCGGCCCCTTCCCCTTTTCCGACGAGAAGCTCGGCGTCGTCGAGACCCCGCATCTCGGCATGGAGCACCAGACCCTGAACGCCTATGGCAACGATTATCGCAAGGGCCCGGAAGGCTATGACTGGCTGTTCCAGCACGAGCTGGCGCACGAATGGTTCGGCAACCAGCTGACCAATACCGACTGGAACCATATGTGGCTGCACGAAGGCTTCGGCGCTTACATGCAGCCGCTCTACACGCGCTGGAAGAATGGCGAGATGGCCTATAACGCCGCCATGTTCGAACAGCGCCAAGGCATCCAGAACCGCGCGCCAATCGTGTCCGACAAGGAGATGACGATCGACAGCGTCTACCTGCAGGAAGGGGGCCCGGGCGGCGACATCTACGCCAAGGGTAGCTGGGTGCTGCACACGCTGCGCTTGCTGATCGGCGACGAAGCCTTCTTCGATGCGACGCGCAGGCTGGTCTATGGCCGGCCCGACCCGATGCCCGGCAATTTCGAACCCCGTTTTGCCGACACGGCTGAATTCGAACGGCTGGCCAGCGAGGAAGCCGGGCAGGATCTCGGCTGGTTCTTCGACGTTTACCTGCGCCAGGCCGCCTTGCCGCGCTTGGAGATGCAGCGCAGCGATGACGAGGTGCGCTTCACCTGGGTCGCGCCCGCCGATCTCCCCTTCCCCATGCCGCTCGACGTGCGGGTCGGGAACGAGACGGTGCGCCTGCCCATGAGTGACGGGACCGGCCGGATCGCGCTTCCCAATGCGCGGACCAAGGTGGTCGCTGACCCGATGGGCAAGATCCTGCAGCAATCCGACAATATCGACCGCTACCAGGCGTGGATGGCCGAACAGGCAACCGTGAGAGGAAATGCACAATGA
- a CDS encoding DUF2793 domain-containing protein, producing MAASPPASPAIGDQELVAQGATGAFAGKDGNIATFTAGGWRFSAPTPGMQCLDRSTGYDWRYGVSGWEAGIIRGSSLEINGAELLAAPLADMADPSGGGTVDIEARGAITEILTILRHHGLIVTGQ from the coding sequence CTGGCTGCCTCACCGCCGGCGTCACCAGCGATTGGCGACCAGGAATTGGTCGCTCAAGGCGCCACAGGGGCGTTTGCCGGCAAGGACGGAAACATTGCCACTTTTACGGCGGGCGGTTGGCGATTTTCGGCGCCGACCCCTGGTATGCAATGTCTCGATCGCTCGACGGGCTATGATTGGAGATACGGAGTAAGCGGTTGGGAAGCAGGGATAATTCGCGGTTCCAGCCTTGAAATAAATGGTGCCGAATTGTTGGCCGCACCGCTCGCCGATATGGCTGACCCTTCCGGCGGTGGGACCGTCGATATCGAGGCCAGAGGTGCGATTACGGAAATCCTGACAATTTTGCGTCACCATGGCTTAATTGTCACAGGTCAATAA
- the folE gene encoding GTP cyclohydrolase I FolE — MTEKTPTVGDLVRPTPKIEVPEEVQDAVRTLIRWTGDDPEREGLIDTPRRVARAWAEYAKGYNEDPSLHLSRTFEEVGGYDEIVLLKDIPFQSHCEHHMAPIIGKAAIAYLPGDRVVGISKLARVLHGFARRLQVQERLTRQVADTIWEHLEPRGVAVVIEASHACMTARGVNTPGVMMTTSRIIGTFREDERSRKEVLALMGY, encoded by the coding sequence ATGACCGAGAAGACACCGACCGTCGGCGACCTGGTGCGCCCCACCCCGAAGATCGAAGTGCCCGAAGAGGTGCAGGATGCGGTGCGCACGCTCATTCGCTGGACCGGGGACGATCCCGAACGCGAAGGGCTGATCGATACGCCGCGCCGTGTTGCGCGGGCGTGGGCGGAATACGCCAAGGGATATAATGAGGATCCTTCGCTGCATCTCAGTCGCACCTTCGAGGAAGTGGGCGGTTATGACGAGATCGTCCTGTTGAAGGACATCCCGTTCCAGTCGCATTGCGAACATCACATGGCGCCGATCATCGGCAAGGCCGCGATCGCCTACCTGCCCGGTGATCGGGTAGTGGGGATCAGCAAGCTGGCGCGCGTGCTCCACGGATTTGCGCGACGCCTGCAGGTGCAGGAACGGCTGACCCGGCAGGTGGCCGATACGATCTGGGAGCATCTCGAACCGCGCGGTGTGGCCGTGGTGATCGAGGCCAGCCATGCCTGCATGACGGCGCGGGGCGTCAACACGCCGGGCGTGATGATGACGACCAGCCGGATTATCGGGACATTTCGGGAGGATGAGCGCAGCCGCAAGGAAGTGCTGGCTCTAATGGGATACTAG
- a CDS encoding glutathione S-transferase family protein translates to MSLIFYTNPMSRGQIARWALHEVGADYEQKIVTYGPEMKSDYQRDVNPMGKVPAIDHDGKIVTEVAAICAYLADAFPDSELAPLADERADYYRWLFFAAGPVEASITNRNMGFEVDDPKKQGTLGYGNYELVMDTLDGLFSGRDFVCGDRFTMADVYVGCQIVWGLQFGTIPERESFKAYAARLNAREALQEARAIDMKLIAEAQAAQD, encoded by the coding sequence ATGAGCCTCATCTTCTACACCAACCCGATGAGCCGCGGGCAGATTGCCCGCTGGGCGCTGCATGAAGTCGGCGCAGATTATGAGCAGAAGATCGTGACCTATGGCCCGGAGATGAAGAGCGACTATCAGCGCGACGTGAACCCGATGGGGAAAGTCCCGGCGATCGACCATGACGGCAAGATCGTGACCGAAGTGGCGGCGATCTGCGCCTATCTGGCGGATGCATTCCCGGATTCGGAACTCGCTCCCTTGGCGGACGAGCGGGCCGATTATTATCGCTGGCTATTCTTCGCTGCAGGCCCCGTCGAAGCCTCGATCACCAACAGGAATATGGGGTTCGAGGTCGACGACCCGAAGAAACAGGGCACGCTCGGTTACGGCAATTACGAGCTCGTTATGGACACGCTCGACGGGCTCTTCTCAGGCCGGGATTTTGTCTGCGGCGACCGCTTCACGATGGCTGACGTCTATGTCGGCTGCCAGATCGTCTGGGGGCTGCAGTTCGGCACCATTCCCGAACGGGAAAGTTTCAAGGCATATGCGGCGCGGCTCAACGCCCGCGAGGCGCTGCAAGAAGCACGCGCAATCGACATGAAGCTGATCGCAGAGGCGCAGGCCGCGCAGGACTAG
- a CDS encoding OmpA family protein, whose product MKKLAIGAVLASTMLATPAVARDKSWYVGIEGGIMFVEDVELDLSVDVTDDNGVTNLAAADGVVNSYDEGFDVDLIGGYDFGIIRAEVELGYKWADISDTSVATIGTIADTGDVSVYSAMVNLLLDFGEDDGVQGSIGGGVGLASVKHSVNLPGVTDFSETDSTWAWQAIAALRYPVSPSVDVGLKYRYFNTGDFDYAPSSFAPFSNLSVEDGQFTSHSILASLIFNFVPPPPPPPPPPPPPPPPPPPPEPDPTITCPDGSVIPATQECPPPPPVEVGPFIVFFDWDESDITADSAEILDRAAAAYQQTGSAEIMLAGHADTSGPADYNVGLSQDRADAVAAYLVGRGVAADDIATAAFGEEQPLVMTGDGVREPQNRRVEITFGPGSGM is encoded by the coding sequence ATGAAGAAGCTCGCCATTGGGGCGGTGCTCGCTTCGACCATGCTGGCCACCCCGGCTGTCGCTCGCGACAAGTCGTGGTATGTCGGCATCGAAGGCGGCATCATGTTCGTGGAGGATGTCGAACTCGACCTCTCCGTGGACGTTACCGACGATAACGGTGTTACGAACCTCGCAGCCGCTGACGGCGTAGTGAACAGCTACGACGAAGGCTTCGACGTCGATCTCATCGGTGGTTACGATTTCGGCATCATTCGCGCTGAAGTCGAACTCGGCTACAAGTGGGCCGACATTTCGGACACGTCCGTTGCAACGATCGGAACGATTGCCGACACGGGCGACGTTTCGGTTTATTCGGCCATGGTCAACCTCCTGCTCGACTTCGGCGAAGATGACGGCGTCCAAGGCTCGATCGGTGGTGGCGTCGGCCTCGCCAGCGTGAAGCACTCGGTCAACCTGCCGGGCGTCACCGACTTCAGCGAAACCGACAGCACTTGGGCATGGCAGGCTATTGCCGCGCTGCGCTATCCGGTCAGCCCGAGCGTCGATGTCGGTCTGAAGTATCGCTACTTCAACACGGGCGACTTCGACTATGCGCCGAGCTCGTTCGCTCCTTTCTCGAACCTGTCGGTCGAGGATGGTCAGTTCACCTCGCACAGCATCCTGGCGAGCCTGATCTTCAACTTCGTGCCGCCTCCGCCTCCGCCTCCGCCGCCGCCGCCGCCGCCGCCGCCGCCGCCGCCGCCGCCGGAACCCGATCCCACCATCACCTGCCCGGACGGGTCGGTTATCCCTGCCACGCAGGAATGCCCGCCGCCGCCGCCGGTCGAAGTGGGTCCGTTCATCGTGTTCTTCGACTGGGATGAGTCGGATATCACCGCGGATTCGGCTGAAATCCTCGATCGCGCCGCTGCTGCCTATCAGCAGACCGGTAGCGCCGAGATCATGCTCGCCGGTCACGCCGATACCTCGGGTCCGGCCGACTATAACGTCGGTCTGTCGCAGGATCGTGCGGATGCCGTCGCTGCATACCTCGTTGGCCGTGGCGTAGCCGCGGATGACATTGCGACCGCTGCCTTCGGTGAAGAGCAGCCGCTCGTGATGACCGGCGATGGTGTGCGCGAGCCGCAAAACCGTCGCGTCGAAATCACCTTCGGTCCGGGTTCGGGCATGTAA
- the thpR gene encoding RNA 2',3'-cyclic phosphodiesterase, whose protein sequence is MHRLFVALPLPETLVDALAPAMEGGPSGLRWLDEEHLHCTLRFIGSVERPMAEEIAQNLAEMKASPVEVALSGVGIFDHGKRGALWARLAPKAPLRDLHERIDRRLVSLGLEPERRAYLPHITLARWSGGFIDARGWAERHAGLSSSPVTIDRFTLFESHLRQSGAEYDAIADFRLGRQPSA, encoded by the coding sequence ATGCATCGCCTATTCGTCGCCCTGCCCCTGCCCGAGACGCTTGTCGACGCGCTCGCGCCCGCAATGGAAGGCGGCCCGTCGGGGCTACGCTGGCTGGACGAGGAACATCTGCACTGCACGCTGCGATTTATCGGTTCGGTCGAGCGACCGATGGCCGAGGAAATCGCGCAAAACCTCGCAGAAATGAAGGCATCACCGGTTGAGGTCGCGCTCAGCGGCGTGGGGATTTTCGATCATGGGAAACGTGGGGCCCTTTGGGCGCGCTTGGCACCCAAGGCGCCGCTTCGCGATCTGCATGAACGGATCGACCGGCGGCTCGTCAGCCTCGGCTTGGAGCCGGAGCGGCGCGCCTATCTGCCGCATATTACGTTGGCGAGGTGGTCGGGCGGTTTCATCGATGCGCGCGGCTGGGCCGAGCGTCATGCCGGGCTTTCCAGTTCACCAGTCACCATCGATCGGTTCACCTTGTTCGAAAGCCATTTGCGCCAAAGCGGTGCGGAATATGACGCGATTGCGGACTTTCGGCTGGGGCGACAGCCAAGCGCTTGA